From Spodoptera frugiperda isolate SF20-4 chromosome 27, AGI-APGP_CSIRO_Sfru_2.0, whole genome shotgun sequence:
cccactatatggcaaaaggctcaccccctattaaaagggacttgtaacacaaatgttgaaaagtgggtatacattgtacagtggtctaccccttcggtgataaaaagcgtgacgatacgatcGTTATGGACAATAATCCTACATGGATTTTGTCACAAATGTTGACTCCATActtataactttaattaatatgtgATAACTCACCACGTAACGAGCTGGTCATACTCTTGCTATTGTTATCGGATCCGTTCCCGTCCAAGTAGAGCGAGATCTCGTCTTCATCAGCCGATAGATGCGTGAACTGCTCCTTCTCCTGCGACGACCTGTTCGTCGCTTCACTACTTGTACTGTAAACGAATGATTTCATATTATTAGATGATTTGAAATTTGTTTAGATGAGGGATATTACAGAATCaggcattttatttttgaagggcTTGTAGGCTTGGTTTAAAAGGAGAAGTGTGGCACGAAAATTGAAATGTAGATGCAACTAGCAGCAGTGTGCTCAGTATCCTAAGTaagaatttgctttacgtttaaaatactcgaaacgaaagcgcattcggcgctGTGCTTGCTTGGTTCATTCGTACCGGCCAATCacaacgccgaacgcgctctcgttttgttttcgttcaacgtgaagcaaactggtactaagggTTCTGTGCGATAAGTTTCGAAAACCAACAAATTTAATAACAGATTTACTCGACTTGAAAATCGATACCGATGCAGCTCAGAAGGTCAATGTCGAGACTACTCAAACTTCGGAAACGTGGatagaagaaaaaattaaatttgacTTACCTTTTAAATAACGTAGAAAAAGAGAACTTATTCTTCTTTGGTAAGTCACCCTGCTTCAAGTACTCGGAGCTCGGGTTGAGGAATGTGTATAAAGCTTCGCTTTGGTTTAGTCTATCGTCTTCTAAAACAAACTGGAAATAAAAACGATACATTTAATACACAGAAGAAGACAGCATtaataagatttaataaaaagaagaatTGACATTGAAGAATGCTAATTAGGgttggttcatatctgacgtaaaataagtcgagcgtatcatcggtcgcacTAACGTAGCATTaattgagtgtgaacggtcaactgtttttctatacatttgtctgttctggcgttacgtgACCGATAATAAGCGAcacatgttccgtcagatatgaaccgacccttaaaATGTGAAAAGTGTATTCTGGTAGTTATTGCAAAGTATACTGTAACTACTTACTTCTAAatatttctgtattaaaattttagctTTCTCTAAGGAGTTTTTATCGTTCTTCCCGAATAGAAACTTGAACGAATTCGTTGGTAGTTCTAAATTCTTCAATTCCGCACACATAGGCCGTAGCTTTCGATGTAGTTCCTGTGGACATAATAACAAACATCGTTTACTTATGCATATATCATCATTATATAGATAACAATATGTTAAATACTAAGAAATATTCaagataaagatttattattactagtggtcgcctagtggccgaaattcgaccatatatgatttaatttacaataccacttaacgtacgttgaaggttttatttaactcaaactcttttttataaaactcttttcatatgagacgtgagaatatcatcgcaatatctattgattttgacgttttgtcaaatacgatcagatactatgcatgtgtgtgtaatgttttatttattgatttaatgtactttataagcattatttttgaaaaatattagcgctatgcacttctcctacacataaactataagtgtaccaaattttatgctcctacgtccgcgcaattttcgtaaaaagaattacaaagtttttgcttcacgtattaatatatagatattatcggcttactcacgtaactgtttgacgagtaactcgactagtttcaagccatgctagagactcatattcatgagcagcattccgcgacacactacGTTTACACTTTACGATTGTAGCGCTACTCtaactcgtcaaacagttacgtgagtaagtcgataacataataattaatttactatgtctcacgattattataaatacaattacaaGATAAAGATGtcacataaaaaacatactatttaataaaaaggcTATGTACCTGAAATTCGTTCAAAGTCCTAAGCAGTACCCATCCAGTGGTAATTTGTTCCGGCCTCTCCTCATCTGTCATGGATTCCTGCTCCGCCATATGCACCACTATCACGAACTGCGGCGGTTTCGACTCGTCTATAATCTAATACAGAAACAAAATGTATGTTTACAGTGgagtaattagaaaataaattcggAGAGGTTCAATTTTATACTGCTTATTTTGTCTACTGTTGACAGTCAAAAAGTCATGATTTTTTTTCAGAGCAGTTAGTATAGCATAAGTAAGTCTATTGCCtggtgtttttataatttttaggtACCCAATTGTAAAAAATCACTTttggtatgttatttttttagtcCTATGAAATACCGGTGGGCTGAATATTAAGCTCCAGCCCCAAGCACATTCTGAACTTTGTATTTACCTGAAAAATCCATTATTGAATCTAGAAAACGAAACCTAAATTCTTGCAACTATTCGATGAATGACCAAAATGAAGCAAACTTAAAGTAACTGTGTATAAATTACCTCAGCGCTATGCACGGAAGCCCGCCACCGGCCGAGATGTTCAGCCCAGGTGTCAGTCCTGGCTAGATGCGCCTCCAATCTCATTTGTTCGCCAGCCAACTTCTCTACTTCATTCGCCAACATAGCTAGCGCAGGGGATTCCGGTTTTAACGATGCTCTAAGAGCTGCTAATGCCTGAAAACCAAAATGTCTGTTGAATATTTATCTCAACTAATGTTATTATTCGAAAGTTTATTTATAGAGGTATGATTTATGACTTATTCTTCTTCTaactaatcttttaaaatttcGCCTAACTAGTACATGTACACTAAATTCACGTGggcaaaataatatgtttcatTGGCACTTGAAGTAATATATAAATTGCTGTATGTCATTAAATTGGTAATGTGCTAAATAAGTCAGCAACcaccgtattcagagtcatttaatagctGCTTAACCCAGtaacttagcaattgttttcggaacaaaatcgttactaaggaatagtttaagtaatcattaaaagtctctgagtacggcagtaagtctTTACCAAATACCtacttgaattttattattatgtcgtTCCTGCAGCTCGTCCAGTTTCCGCCTGGCGTACGTGGAATGTTCCGTGAGGTGTATCGTCCCCGCCACGCTCTCCGCTGATGATACCGATTCGTTTGACAACTGTCTGTCTTCTATTGGCGACCTGTCTGATGTaatgtctagaaaaataaaattaaaactttcataAGTTTAGAATTATGAAATCAATTACATAAGTAATATATTCGTGTTCATCACACGAATATTATTTGACAAGGGGGACAATGTTTTGGCCTGGTTTTACCGTCGATCGAATCAGTATTACGACTGAAATCAATAACCATCTGAATCCTAGATCTCTAGACAGATCTAAGTTACATTCTAGCTTCtatcttataatataattaccaAGTTATATTTGAATCAGttaaaataagtaacttaccCTTCCCTTTATTTGCTTCCTCGGTAGCGAGTTCTGCTATCAACGCGGTATAATGATCGCTCAGAAGGAAAGAGTGGTAGtatttctcttgtatcgtgtcTACGACTGTGTCTTGGACTTCATAAAATACTTCTGGACCTTTATCTCCTAGTAAGAACGCTTCCATTCTCTTTCTGGTGTCCTGGAATAatatgacaaacaaaatattacaattttcattaacaaaacTTATGTAACGAGTAGTGGAGAGCTTTAGCTTAGTATTATTAGGAAGCAGATAGTTAAAAAAAACGATATTGCTTTGTATTCAGGAATGGTACTCGAACTATCGACAGTCATGGAAGagaagtacaaaaataaataaaccagttGCATTGATAAGCTTTAGACCagaataaattaacttttgaataaaattcCTATAACAGTGTGTAATGTAAAATCtagtgaaataaaaacttatcacAAGCCACtgtcgcgcggtttcacccgctctgctcgttCCCTACTAgtcatgatttttttatagcctatagccaaAATTAATGATTCAAACAGGAGCattagtttcggagattagcgcattcaaaccaacaaacaaactcttcaactttatatattagtaggtATAGATAAATCTTCTTCAATCAACAATACACAAAAAGTACCTTATCCACTTTAATCTCAGCACTAGGCGATCTAATGTAGGTGTAAAATATTTCGGCGCCGAGCTGGTGCCAGCTACTTCTAGGGCTGTGCCTCAACTCTTCCACGGCCATCCAGAAACCGACCAGACCCTGAGAGCACATGGTCTCCAGGAACATTGAGAGATACCGCCTTCCTGTCACACTCTCCATTATTTTGTGTAGAGGTAATGTCTGGAAAAAAATTACgattaatgaatattatttatactgaaatgaaaataaaataggtagcGCAAATATAAAAGTGGAACTGGGttatttttagtcagaaagagtctaaCAGTCGTTCTCGCCTTCcacaaagcgggagaagtaattagatgattttcccccattgaaaaaagaaatcaaatgaATTGCCGAAAAGTTGGTTACTCGGTTTTTACTCGCATTATTTCCCGtcacattgttttgttttttattattgttaggaCTAGGGAATGCAAATCTCGCGAGCCTGGGGCTTAAGCGAGATCGAGATCGTATTTCCTAGTCAGCCTAAGGTTTTTATGACACTTAAAAACTGTTTGTTATGTAAGGGAAGTTTCATACGGTATTGTTACGTTCTTATGAAACGACAACGAATAGCACCCGTACGAAGCAAGGGCAGACCGCTAGTAATTCATACTTTTATGTATAACTCATAGGTACTTTAGTATGCATCTACAAACGCGATCAGATGTCGCAGTAAATGAGGACATGGTTACATATTTGTTCAATGACATTCTATACGTAAGCAGAAGTTCATTGGCGtatgtaatttacataaacatactATAAAGTAAGCTATAAGTGTGACGCGTTGTGCGGTCAGGTATAAGATATTGAATAATTAGTATTATaggattattataatttaattaagtactgTGAATTAGCAATATGGataacttttattgtattatcgGCCCTTGCTAGACACAGATATTTCATACGAAGTTCCTGATAATAGCATAAAAAAAATCGGTATAGATCCAGCCAATTACGGGTGATGTGATGACCAAGGGACATTCATTTTATACGGTAGGAAGGAAGTATATGATAGTTTagtgtgtttaataaaattcctACATGAAATAGACATACCTTGCTATCAGACTCCACAGTAGGAAAAGCTCCATCCCAACCAAGTTTCCTAAGAGCCGTTTCACACTCCGCCTTTGCAATAGTCAGCTGGTTTATATACCTCTTCAGTTTCTTAGCATCAGCAATTTGTTGTCTACTAACAttttgtgaaccacttttttCTATGACTTCTATATCTACGCCTTTAGCCCGTTTTACATTCTGTAGGGTCGTTGCTTGCATTATTTGTGTGACGATGTCGTATCTGTAAtggaaagttatttttatttagattagagACTGCTGATAGTAGCTACGGTAAAGGAAATTATTAAGGGTGAGCTTGGACTATAAATTATAAGGCGTTGGTTCCCCATTGATTTAGTTCGATTGGTCGACtacacagttggcgcggtggctgggccactggctgccgtgcaacgtgtttcgattcccgctcggagcaatcctttgtgtgatcctcaaattattgtttcgtgtctgagtggaatgtgtatgtgaaattgtatttttccaCCCACGACGCAGGAATAAATGCTAGTGTGAGACaaagatttttgaaaaaaaagaatacgTTCCGCCTAGTCTGATTGGCACATACGGGGTtccaataaaatgtattagCTGTTAAGCTTACTGAGACTTAATCGGCAGTGGTAAAAAAGTCATCTCACATCGGCTATCTTTAGCGAGCATGGTGATGGTGTTAATTTTTTGCATCGAGGCAAAGTCGTTGACCAGGAGTGGTAGGCACAGTTAGAGGTTATCTGAGTGGAAAGTAAAAGTATGTTTAGATAGCATTCTTTAGCGAGTACTCATGCACCAAAAATGTAGGTTGATGGTATTCGGAAACTGGTTTTCAAACTGGATATTTAAATTAGGTAGGTATCGATTTTATTatcgaaattaatataattgaacATTTTACATTGAAGATGTAACTCACAAAGTTAACTAAAAGGGAACTTTAGTTTCAAAGCAATATAGTCAATTCTGCCGATCGCCAATGGAGTCTTTAGAAAAAGGCCATGGAAATCTACTTAGTACATTTCCATCGTAACTAGTTACATAGTTCTGCGACATCAGCCATAATAGCTAGCTAGGTCATTTCCTGAAATACTGAATGGAACTAGGCGACCTATATAAGTTTAGTTACCATACATGAATAATGGGTATAGCTTGACCACGAAGTACCTAATACTTAGGTACTGGAATATCCAGTATAATGACACGATGTCACTGCGACTTTCATTTACAAAAATGACCTACTCAAACATACTAAGTAGAttcatctaaaaaaaaactaaattgcaactgtataatttattataatgtatgcgACTATTCTGAATATTTGTCTCGGTTCACTTTTGATTAGTTTACgtttattatcaaataaaaaataataaagaggtcGATTAAGCTTGTAGATAAGAACTCGAATGAGGAAGTGCGCTGTAGATAATTGAAATTGGGATAATAATATGATAGTACTGCTCCCGATCTTAGTGTTGGTACATATTTTtctctatataataaaaaaatatacgctAATTTACTGTATTGAAAGCAAACTGTACTTTTTATCACATAACACATCATTTACacttatcaaattatttatgtCAAGCATCACGGAGTCAACGCTCGCGGCGTCGTTTGTCACGCAATACTACTCGTGAATATGAGCCCAAAGCGTGGCTTGAAATTAATCGAGTTACCTTGTAAAcagtttttacttttaataactaTTTATCAAAGTTATAATCTAACTACCCATCAAGAAGCATATCAAAATTactgtaaacataataatatattatgatcaCGAACATCACGAGGAAAAATAtgctacatatttatttatcatttacctactacactacaaaaataaaacaggatAGAACTTGACACATATTTCAAATTGGCCAGTGAAAGTTATAAGCCACATTATGAGTGTGCACTCACCGTAACCGTTTCAGTGTGTCGACATTATTACAGCTGTTGATCAGCCGAATGTAGTCCTCAAACGTTTTGGCGTACTCGTGTGTTCTCACGTGCATCGCGTCTACTTCTTTCTGAGCCTCAAGATACTGTATAATCTTCTGATTTATGTAGTCCGGTTCTGTCACTAAATCTATTGCTGGTTGTAGTACTGAAAAAATACGATAATGATATTATGAAGAAGATTAGAAGGTACCAACGGGCGACTCATGAGCTGCGTTACTAGCTAATTGACAATAGTATAGCATAATGCAAATGTTAAGATAATTAGATAACATAAGAAAGAACTGGAAGAAGCCAGAATATGGAGCCAGTGGCAGAGATTTAATAGACTTTCATgatatgaaaagtaaaaaaagtggATGAACAAAGTAAACTCGATACATTGTTTGaagaataacataaaaatgccTAAGTAACTTGGGATGGGGGCAAGAAGAATTGACGATTCTGTAAAGCACTCAAACTATACGCATCAAATTGAAAACCTCTTCaacaagtatattttttaattttcataatggGTCATAAAAGGAAGTAACTTATTACGAATCTTTTCGTCACGTCACGACATTTTTgctgaagaatttatttatagctatttttgtgcaaataataatatggataaatcttattttattgttagttattGTCTGAAATTGGTTTTAAACCAAAGAAAAAGCATGAAATTAACCCAAGAATAGAAGAGATTTATAGGGGCTCAATGGCAAGGGCAAAATTAACACAGAAGTCTATTaagaaatataacttttttttcttctttcttgctAAAGAAGCCACAAGCTCCAACAACAAAGGCTTTGCCttaatacctattaaaaaaaaacacgaatactaattaatttaaaaagatataaacATTAACTTACCTTTACATGCCAGTATTTCCCTCATGAGATGAGTTGCTGGTGCCAGAGAATAGCAGCGAGGCATCAGAAACATGATGATGAGCTCACTGATCTGCCTCAGGTAATGCAGCTCTGTGTCATAGGACATCAGGTGGGGAGCCAGAGCAAATACTGGTGGCTGATTTAGTTCTATTCTGTAAACATTATGTTGGTTTAGCTATAAGGTCTAAAAATAAGAGTAGTTAACACCTAAATGGTATAGGTATGTATGCAGGTTGATTAGGATCAttagaattaattgaataagtaatatttatcattcttttttttacacattttatgtGTACTTTGAAAGAATAACACTTAAATCCTATGCAGGTTGATATgggtaataacaatttattcattaaatagtTAATAGTTTTCAAACagaactcttttataaaactcttttcattaAGACGTGAGAATAGCATTTTAACTGTACTTTGTAAGTATCACAACTTTGGAATACATGAAATCATAGTTAAGTATAAAGAATTTATATaacttgaataataaataaaattaacttacgCACAACTCCTAGCAATTCTTATCCTTTCAAAATGCTGTGTGATCTTAGTCACCATGTCACTGGCCAGTAACTTCTCAGCATCAACACGTAACAGCCTCTCATACAGGTTCTGCACAGCCCCCCACACATGTTCCTTGAACTTATCAATCACTGGTTCTGGCTTATGGGATAATTCTTTGAGCCAACGGGCCACAAAGTCTCTCAAAACATAATCTATTAATAATTGTAACTGGCTGTCTACAGTGCGCCCAAATATTACAGGTAAATGGGTCTTTTTAGTTGTGTGAGGCCAATTTGATTGATCTTCctgttaacaaaatatttaatgtgaAAACTGTTCCATTTATTTcagattaattataaataaaaattaacactaCCTACCTTTAAAGTCTCCTCTATCTGTCGAACATCTTTTTCGActttatctaataaaaacaaCGATGTTTGGTGCGGAGAAGATAACGCAACATGACCCCAAAGCGTTAACGCAAAAACTGCTATCACTATGAATAAACTAAGACACAATAAATAGAACAGACACCAGATAAATGGAAAGTACCACACCAAGGATAGACATAAGGGTGCTACACAAACTGAGATCCACCTATACATGTTTTTCGCTCAAATTagctaaacattatttttgagaAAATGTAAACAACTATGAACGATTCTAATACGCATTCAGAAAACTGTGTAAAGCATTAGACATTTGTAGTCGTAAAACACTGTATTaagcacatatttttttattgtaatgttctGTATTGAAACaagattttaatagattttttcaataaaactagCTTAGAACTCCGTCCGTCCATTAATCTCCCTTTGGTTCATTAAAATACGCGAGCGAGttgtcattttttatatttacttttcatgGAAATCAAAACGAGATGCAAGATACAGTAATCGCTTATGATTTATACAAGTGCAAAAGAGATAAACATAATGTCACAGCTACTACGAAAATCAACAGTTGTTATgtcattttgactttgacattagaGGACTGGACTAGAGCTACAAAACTTGCAGTTTGCTTGTAGTAAAaaaagtatctaatattttagtCGATTATTGTACAATAGCTTCATACAAAATTGACGTATTTATTGTAATGGAATGTTTGGAATGTCAAGTGTCAAACGTCATAACAAACGAACTCGAACTCACGAAGTTCTCTATTTTGCACTGTTGAAAATCGttaataaaccaaaatattaatattaaatagtagtGAACGGCTAAACCCTATAAAAGTTATTGTGAATCCTACATCTGCACGTAAATTTGTCATAACTAATAACCTAAGTCATCGGCTAATCACGCAATGTTGTGTAATTTGAAATAAGTTGATAATTTTCTTGAATTTCTGTGATAATATTTAAGTCTTTATAATGCCGGTAACAGAAGTAACGTATCTGGTTGTTGGTGGAGGAATTGCCGGTGTAACTTGTGTGGAAACTTTAGCAATTCTGCATCCTGAGGAGACACTTGCCATAATCACTGCTTCTTCTTTAGTAAAGAATGTAAGCAATGTGAGTTTCTTTGCTAAGACTATTGTAAAGTTTGATGTGAATGAAACAGAAGCAAGTTCCTTGATGAGAATTCATCCAAACCTTAAAATTATCTTTGATTCTTTGAAGCATGTGGATACACACAATCAAATTGCCTACACATATGCTGGtgatgaaattaaatataaagttatgtGTATTTGTACTGGTGGTGTACCTAAATTGATAAGAGACTCAGATAAAAGTAAGAGGATACTTGGAATCAGAGATACTGAGTCAGTGAAAGAATTTCAGGAAAAACTTAAAACAGGCCGGAGGATGGTAGTAGTTGGCAATGGTGGTATTGCATCTGAGATAGTACAT
This genomic window contains:
- the LOC118263490 gene encoding sorting nexin-25 isoform X2; translation: MYRWISVCVAPLCLSLVWYFPFIWCLFYLLCLSLFIVIAVFALTLWGHVALSSPHQTSLFLLDKVEKDVRQIEETLKEDQSNWPHTTKKTHLPVIFGRTVDSQLQLLIDYVLRDFVARWLKELSHKPEPVIDKFKEHVWGAVQNLYERLLRVDAEKLLASDMVTKITQHFERIRIARSCAIELNQPPVFALAPHLMSYDTELHYLRQISELIIMFLMPRCYSLAPATHLMREILACKVLQPAIDLVTEPDYINQKIIQYLEAQKEVDAMHVRTHEYAKTFEDYIRLINSCNNVDTLKRLRYDIVTQIMQATTLQNVKRAKGVDIEVIEKSGSQNVSRQQIADAKKLKRYINQLTIAKAECETALRKLGWDGAFPTVESDSKTLPLHKIMESVTGRRYLSMFLETMCSQGLVGFWMAVEELRHSPRSSWHQLGAEIFYTYIRSPSAEIKVDKDTRKRMEAFLLGDKGPEVFYEVQDTVVDTIQEKYYHSFLLSDHYTALIAELATEEANKGKDITSDRSPIEDRQLSNESVSSAESVAGTIHLTEHSTYARRKLDELQERHNNKIQALAALRASLKPESPALAMLANEVEKLAGEQMRLEAHLARTDTWAEHLGRWRASVHSAEIIDESKPPQFVIVVHMAEQESMTDEERPEQITTGWVLLRTLNEFQELHRKLRPMCAELKNLELPTNSFKFLFGKNDKNSLEKAKILIQKYLEFVLEDDRLNQSEALYTFLNPSSEYLKQGDLPKKNKFSFSTLFKSTSSEATNRSSQEKEQFTHLSADEDEISLYLDGNGSDNNSKSMTSSLRGAIAEERDSIAEPLYALLSEVFDMRGVFRWLRKTLVTFVQITYGRTINRQIKETVTWLFSEQMLHYYISVVLKSWWPGGTLSENTSNRNFQDKEHTCTLARQQLSESVVDALASLVGAQAAARGAHKLFYTLQNTTHNKQLFYELFELVLLEVFPELKRYQ
- the LOC118263490 gene encoding sorting nexin-25 isoform X1, coding for MYRWISVCVAPLCLSLVWYFPFIWCLFYLLCLSLFIVIAVFALTLWGHVALSSPHQTSLFLLDKVEKDVRQIEETLKEDQSNWPHTTKKTHLPVIFGRTVDSQLQLLIDYVLRDFVARWLKELSHKPEPVIDKFKEHVWGAVQNLYERLLRVDAEKLLASDMVTKITQHFERIRIARSCAIELNQPPVFALAPHLMSYDTELHYLRQISELIIMFLMPRCYSLAPATHLMREILACKVLQPAIDLVTEPDYINQKIIQYLEAQKEVDAMHVRTHEYAKTFEDYIRLINSCNNVDTLKRLRYDIVTQIMQATTLQNVKRAKGVDIEVIEKSGSQNVSRQQIADAKKLKRYINQLTIAKAECETALRKLGWDGAFPTVESDSKTLPLHKIMESVTGRRYLSMFLETMCSQGLVGFWMAVEELRHSPRSSWHQLGAEIFYTYIRSPSAEIKVDKDTRKRMEAFLLGDKGPEVFYEVQDTVVDTIQEKYYHSFLLSDHYTALIAELATEEANKGKDITSDRSPIEDRQLSNESVSSAESVAGTIHLTEHSTYARRKLDELQERHNNKIQALAALRASLKPESPALAMLANEVEKLAGEQMRLEAHLARTDTWAEHLGRWRASVHSAEIIDESKPPQFVIVVHMAEQESMTDEERPEQITTGWVLLRTLNEFQELHRKLRPMCAELKNLELPTNSFKFLFGKNDKNSLEKAKILIQKYLEFVLEDDRLNQSEALYTFLNPSSEYLKQGDLPKKNKFSFSTLFKSTSSEATNRSSQEKEQFTHLSADEDEISLYLDGNGSDNNSKSMTSSLRGAGAIAEERDSIAEPLYALLSEVFDMRGVFRWLRKTLVTFVQITYGRTINRQIKETVTWLFSEQMLHYYISVVLKSWWPGGTLSENTSNRNFQDKEHTCTLARQQLSESVVDALASLVGAQAAARGAHKLFYTLQNTTHNKQLFYELFELVLLEVFPELKRYQ